The following are encoded together in the Triticum dicoccoides isolate Atlit2015 ecotype Zavitan chromosome 6B, WEW_v2.0, whole genome shotgun sequence genome:
- the LOC119325545 gene encoding uncharacterized protein LOC119325545 — MHSLRLSSGSSTGLGRFAAARLVAAARGERSASAAPGMEHPRDDMHNTKEDVMSHPFGVAYSTRSDEEGFGGVYARDDDRPASSRPTADAHPSHPPPPDHDTSQVREEKARNLKDDKHAT, encoded by the exons ATGCACTCGCTCAGGTTGTCCAGTGGCAGCAGCACCGGACTCGGCCGGTTCGCCGCCGCGAGGTTGGTGGCCGCAGCTCGTGGAGAGAGGAGCGCGTCCGCCGCGCCGGGCATGGAGCACCCGCGAGACGACATGCACAACACCAAAGA GGACGTGATGAGCCACCCGTTCGGGGTGGCCTACTCCACGAGGTCGGACGAGGAAGGCTTCGGCGGGGTGTACGCGAGGGACGACGACCGGCCGGCGTCCAGCCGTCCAACTGCCGACGCGCATCCGAgccatcctcctcctcctg ACCATGACACCTCTCAGGTGAGGGAGGAGAAGGCGCGCAATCTCAAGGACGACAAGCACGCCACCTAG